The following are from one region of the Mycolicibacterium diernhoferi genome:
- the rplI gene encoding 50S ribosomal protein L9, with the protein MKLILTAEVEHLGIAGDSVEVKDGYGRNYLLPRGLAIVASRGAERQASEIRRAREIKEVRGVEHANELKTALEGLGEVTVAVKAAADSGKLFGSVTPNAVVAAIKKAGGPNLDKRTVELPKAHIKATGTYQISVKLHPGVSAAVSLNVTAE; encoded by the coding sequence ATGAAGCTGATTCTCACCGCTGAGGTGGAACATCTGGGTATCGCCGGGGACTCGGTGGAGGTCAAGGACGGCTACGGCCGTAACTACCTGCTGCCCCGCGGTCTGGCCATCGTGGCCAGCCGTGGCGCCGAGCGTCAGGCCTCCGAGATCCGTCGCGCCCGCGAGATCAAGGAAGTTCGCGGCGTCGAGCACGCCAACGAGCTGAAGACCGCGCTGGAGGGTCTGGGCGAAGTGACCGTGGCGGTCAAGGCCGCAGCCGACAGCGGCAAGCTGTTCGGTTCGGTCACCCCGAACGCGGTCGTCGCGGCCATCAAGAAGGCCGGCGGACCGAACCTGGACAAGCGCACCGTCGAGCTGCCCAAGGCCCACATCAAGGCCACCGGCACCTACCAGATCAGCGTGAAGCTGCACCCCGGCGTCTCCGCCGCCGTGTCGCTGAACGTCACCGCGGAGTAA
- the rpsR gene encoding 30S ribosomal protein S18 translates to MAKTNKRRPAPEKPVKTRKCVFCSKKGKNTVIDYKDTALLRTYISERGKIRARRVTGNCVQHQRDVAVAVKNAREVALLPFGSSTR, encoded by the coding sequence ATGGCCAAGACCAACAAGCGGCGGCCTGCACCGGAAAAGCCGGTCAAGACCCGCAAGTGCGTGTTCTGCTCGAAGAAGGGCAAGAACACCGTCATCGATTACAAGGACACCGCGCTGCTGCGCACCTACATCAGCGAGCGCGGCAAGATCCGTGCCCGTCGGGTGACCGGTAACTGCGTCCAGCACCAGCGCGACGTCGCCGTCGCCGTCAAGAACGCCCGTGAGGTGGCTCTGCTGCCCTTCGGTTCGTCGACGCGGTAG